GAGACACTGACATCCTTTCTGAAATTGTCAGTGGCCTTTTCGACCTCCTTGATGTTCTCTGAGTCCTTGATCCTCTTTATCTCCTCTGACCCCTTCTGACCCCAATAACCTCCCCCTTTGACTTCTCAAATCTCCCTGACCCCCTGACCTCTTTAATCATGCTGATCCCTCTGATTCCCCTTTGATCTTTCTGAACCCCAAACTGGGTAATCTCTGACCCCGACCTCTCCAACCtcctgtgacctttttaacctccTTTCACCACACTGACCCTCTCTGTTCTCAGTGATCTCAAATGTCTCTGATTTATTCGtccatttaataaacattttctgagcacccactatgtgccaggtccaGCGGCAGAGAAAAGACTTAGTAGGTGATTCAGTCACGAAACAATAGGAGTTTGCCACGCTGGTGGTAGATATAGGGTACCAAGCACAGAGGAGGGGCATCTGCCCCAGCGTAGGATGTCAGGACTGGCTTCTAGAAGGCAGTAACCCTGAGGTTAACCTTAGCAagataaagaaaatggagaagggCAGTCCGTGCAGAGAAGCTAGAAATAGCCCAGCGTGTTTGGGAACCACAAAGACTGACTATTGTTGCAGTGTGAGGAGCAGTGGTCAGTAAAGAGTCTGGGGGTCGCAGGGTCTGATCAGTGCCTCTCCCGCTAAGCTGAGGGGGTTAACCTTTATCATAGGCAGAGAGGAGTCATGGAAAGAATTTTTCTTGGCGGTggtgttgagattttttttattggagtataattgctttacaatgttgtgttagtttctgctgtacaacaaagtgaatcaactatatgtatacatataaccccatatcccctccctcttgagcctccctcccaccctccctacagggagatcagctcgatgctttgtgacgacctagaggggtgggatagagatttatttatttatttatttaaaaaatttatttattttatttttatttatttttggctgtgttgggtctttgttgctgcgctagcactttctctagtcgcagcaagcgggggctactcttcattgcggtgcgcaggcttctcattgcggtggcttctcttgttgcggagcacggactctaggcgcacaggcttcagtagttgtggcacacgggctcagtagttgtggctcgcgggctctagagcgcaaggtctgtagttgtggcgcacgggcttagttgctctgcggcatgtaggatcttcccggaccagggctcgaacccatgtgccctgaatAGGCAggaggattcccaaccactgcgccaccagggaagcctgagatttattttttaacataagaaCTGATCATAGCTAATACTTATGTAGCGCTTAGTGTGTGCCAGAAACCATTCTGACTGTTTTATGTTTATGAACTTAACAACAGCCCCGTGAAGCAGGTACAGTTGTTATatccactttacaggtgagaaaactgaggcaaggagaagttaagtaacttgtcaagGTCACACACCTTGTAAACagtggaaccaggattcaaatccaggtagtTTGGATCAAGACCCTGCTCTTCACCATCAAACAGGACTGTTAGTTATTCAAAGTCTAACAATACGGAaacatattaagtaaaaaaattaaagttcatTACACAAGCCTTTACCCCCTGGCCCTTAGTTCTTCTctacaccccctcccccaaatcccaTTTTTCTCCCCAGAAGCATGCCTGGTGATAGTTTGATATTTATCCTCCCAGATCTTTTCctgcatattttcatgtgcttagcatatatgttactttttgttttaatgtaaattaGATCATGCActctcttctttgttttatttttttcacttaacacgtGTTAGAGATTAGGCATTTACATTATTTCCCACTTTCAGTCTTATAAAcgatactgcaatgaacataatcTTTGGTTAAGCACTTAATAGGATGTCTTCCTAGATATAGAATTACAAAGTGCATTTAATGATATCGGGGGTATGTGGATTTAATATTCTGATAGATACTACCAAACTGTCCTCTAAAAAAGCTATAAAACCAATGTATATTCTCACAAACTATGAGAATACTCACTTCCCCATATGCTAATATTGAATGTAACCtgcaattttaatttttgccaatctagtgaatttaaaaagtgttattcattttaatatcaaTTTCCTTGTTTAGTGatgaagttgaacatcttttcatctaTGATTAGCCATTTTCCCCCTGTGAACTAtcagttctctcttttttttttttttttggctgtgccgtgtggcttgtgggaccctgttccccaaccaggggccAAACCCGTGCCCtccgcagtgaaagcacagagtcctaactgctggacggCCAGGAGATTCCCATATCAGTTCTTATTCTTTGTTCAGTTGGCCTatatgtctttttgttattgatacGTTGGAACTCTTTATATGTGATGTATTAATCTTCCCAATCTTTAGTCACTTTCTTTGGTTTGTTGTGTCTTTTGTAGTTTGTACTTTTATTTAGCTCGTACTGGCAAATTTATCCCACTTTGATATATCTGCTTCTGTCTGACCTCTCTGATCACTTTTGGTCTTTGACCCTGCTGTCACCTCTGACCCATGACTGTCCTCCGGTCTTCACTCTCCAGAGCTTTCTGGCTTCTGACTCCCCTGACCTCCTTGGCTTGGCCTCCCCCCAGGTTTGTGAATGGGGCAGGTTACTTTGCTGCTGCAGCTGATGCCATCCTGCGAGCTCAAGAAGAGATTTTCATCACAGACTGGTGGTAAGTGGGGAAAAAGCCTGAGCAAGAAGCGGTAGGATAGGGCCTGCAACAGATCAGCTTATGGGTCAGAAAAGGAGTGGAAGGGGAGGAGTGACTGTTGTCGGGAACTTAGCTTGCCCTTACCCGCTGCCCTGAATCCCAGGTTGAGTCCTGAGATTTACCTGAAGCGTCCAGCCCATTCAGATGACTGGAGACTGGACATTATGCTCAAGAAGAAGGCGGTGAGGAGAGTGGTTGGGCTGGAGGGGAGGTATGGTGGCGGGGTGGCCTGTGGGTGGAGATTGGTTAGAAGGGACTGTAGCATGGGGGAAGGCAGGGAATCTGAAACTTGAGGAGGAGGAAATATGCCCATCCTGGCTTAGTGTCTGGCAAACATTGCCGCCTCCCCTTCCCTGAGGAGAACTGACACCTCCCTGTTCTTGCCCTTCCTCTACCTGGTATAGACTTTCCTCCCAGTATCCATTACACTCTGTTGTGTTACTGCAGGGTGGACATGGCTGTCTCTCTCCCTGGGCTGATTAATATCACTGGTTCCAATACAAGGCGTAGTGTCTGCTATGTTGGGAGCATCCATAGATGTTGATGGGTGGGAGGGAAGATATGTGGATGATGGAGAGTGGGTGGGTGAATGGATGGGTAGATGATGGAAAGGGAGATAGATAGAAGGATATGAGGTTGGGAAGGTGGGTCAGTAGGAGAGTGGGTAGGTAGATGGATGAATGATAGATGGTACATAAGGGGATGAGTAAATTTTGGGGAAAATGGGTGGATAGATAATGCTGGGTAGGCGGGTAGATGTGTGGATGCGTGAGCAGATAGATGATATTCAATCTAGGTTTGCTGTAAGCATCAAAGCAGGGTGTAAGTGGCAGAGCTTTGAGGATCTCCACGCAGGGAGGAGGAATATACAGGAATCCTGAGCATGGGGAAGGGtttgggagggtgggaaggggtcATTCCGAGGGAGGCATTAGGATCTGATTCCCTCACTGACCACCAGGAGGAGGGTGTCCGGGTGTCCATACTGCTGTTTAAGGAAGTGGAGTTGGCCTTGAACATCAACAGTGGCTATAGCAAGAAGGTTCTGATGCTACTGCATCCCAACATAAAGGTGACTCTCAGGACTCAGAGACCCCTTCCCTGCAGCCCTCCTCACCACACTTTCCCATCCCCTCAACCCTCCCTTTCCTTGAACATCTCATCCTTCCGTCTTTCCATTCTCTCCCCCAAtgcctcctctttcttctcccacCTAAGCTCACTCTCCTGAACTCCCCCACACCTGTTCTAGGTGATGCGCCACCCAGACCAGGTGACTCTGTGGGCCCATCATGAGAAGCTCCTGGTGGTGGACCAAGTAGTGGCCTTCTTGGGGGGGCTGGACCTCGCCTATGGCCGCTGGGATGACCTGCACTACAGACTGACTGACCTTGGGGACTCCTCTGAGTCAGCTGCCCGCCAGGTAACCCCCCAAGGCCTTCCTGAGCTCCTCCAAACTCAGCTAGCCTAAATCCACACCACTTCCCGGCTCCAGCCTTCCCCTCCAGTCATTCCAAGCCCACACTCAGGGTTCCTTGGCCTTTCTGGGACCCCAAGAACCTGCTTTGAATATACTATGACCCAGTCCCCTCCCCATGTCCGttacccacccctccccccattcctCTAGGGATTTCAAATGCATCTGAAGGGGAGGACCGGGGAATCAAACTCTCTCTGCTTCATTCTtactctgtgtgtctctctgtctcccagtCTTCCAGtgctcctttcttctctttggcCTGGCTCTGTATGGCCCCATGACCTCTCCTTGCCCCTGGCTTGGGTGTGTTCCCCCTACAGCCTCCTACCTCATGCTCAGACCCTCCAGCTGCACCAGACCTCTCTCACAACCAACTCTTCTGGCTGGGCAAGGACTACAGCAATCTTAACACTAAGGACTGGGTCCAGCTGGATCGGCCTTTTGAGGGTAGGAGTCCCCTTCCTCCAAAGCCCGTGAGAGCTGGGAGCAGGGGcagaaggcagggctgggactgAGGATGGGATGAACTGGGTCAAGGGTAAtgcaccctcctcctccctgccccaagTGTCCCCAAGAGACCATCCCTGACCTCTCCCCTGACTCTCCTGGGACCCCCAGATTTCATTGACAGGGAGACCACACCCCGGATGCCATGGCGTGACGTCGGGGTGGTGGTCCATGGCTCACCCGCCAGGGACCTTGCCCGGCACTTCATCCAGCGCTGGAATTTCACCAAGGTGCTCAATCCCTCCTGTGAggctggagggcaggagggagcttGGGATGGCTCATCACCTCCCTCTGACTCTGCCATCCCTCTTCCTCAGACCACCAAGGCCAAGTACAAGATACCCATGTACCCCTACCTGCTGCCCAAGTCCACCAGCACTGCAAACCAGCTCCCTTTCATGCTCCCGGGAGTGCAGTGCGCCACCGTGCAGGTGAGGCTCCGACTTCAGCCTGCCCTCGCCTCCCTCCCTTCAGCCCAATGCCCCGGCCCACTTTCCCTGACCTGAAAGCCCCCGCCAGACCCCTCCTCTCCCGGGCTCAGGGGCCACATCATATTCGCCGTCCCCCCCAGGTCTTGCGGTCAGTGGACCGCTGGTCAGCGGGGACCTTGGAGAACTCCATCCTCAATGCCTACCTGCACACCATCAGGGAGAGTCAGCACTTCCTCTACATTGAGGTCTGACCGGGGTGAGGGTGGGGCAGATAACGGAGGGGACATCCCAGGGGAGAGACTTAGGATGTCAGTGGCATCAGTCGTTGAGGACTGGCATAGCTGGGCCTGGAGAAATGCAGAAGCCTGGGGCCAGGGCCtggagcctgggggtggggatggcagTGGGGagctgagggcaggggctggggccggACTGCTGATGTCTGTCATTGGTCCCTGCCCCAGAATCAATTCTTCATTAGCTGCTCAGATGGGCGGACGGTGCTGAACAAGGTGGGCGATGAGATTGTGGACAGAATCCTGAAGGCCCACAAGTAAGAGGGACCAGCCAGAGTGTGAGGATTGTGGGTGTGGTTTAAGCCCAACTGGATGGGTGGGGCTTGGGGGAGAGGTCACACCTCTGACTCCACCCCTCTCCAGACAGGGGCAGTGCTTCCGAGTCTACATGCTTTTGCCCCTGCTCCCTGGGTTCGAGGGCGACATCTCCACAGGTGGTGGTAACTCCATCCAGGCCATTCTGCACTTCACTTACAGGTGACCCCCGGCGCTCCCCTCAGCCAGACTCTGCCTCTCCATGGCCCCATCCTACCTATGCCTCCATCCTGACTCCGTCCTGATCCCTTCTTGCTGGACTTTTGAGGTCCACCTCTCTCCTGACAtcccccatctcctccccagTCTCCACCTCCCTCACCCATTCTCTTCCCTCAGGACTCTGTGTCGTGGGGAATATTCAATTCTACATCGCCTCAAAGCAGTCAGTGAGTGCTGGGAGCtgggggttcaagccctggaccCCCGGGGAGGGGGCGATTGAGGGACTGGAGCcccagggatggagggaaggaggctATCACTCCTGCATGCTTCTGGGGCTACTGCCTGAGCCCGCAGGTGGCCTGATACTGCAGAGAGAAGTATATAGACCAGGGCTTCTGAAGTGAGGAGGTAGATGAGACAGGGCTCTGTCTGCACATGGAGAGTACCTCTCACctcactccccttccccccatctcTTACTCACAGTGGGGACAGCATGGCGGGACTATATTTCCATCTGTGGGCTTCGCACACATGGAGAGCTGGGTAGGCACCTGGTCTCAGAGCTCATCTACATCCACAGCAAGATGCTCATTGCAGATGACCGGACAGTCATCATTGGTCAGTGCTGGATCTCGGCCCCCAGCAACaagaggagggtggggagaagtggAGCAGGGCCCAGCCAGGGGCAACGGGATGGAGGTGGGTGATGGAGACTGCAGCTGAGGCCCAACTGGGGATGGAGGCCGAAGAAGGCATGTTGCCCCCAGGCTGGTTCTTGGGTAGAGGTGATGGGGTCTCCTGGGCTCAGGAGGACGCAGTGTGACCTGCACCGCACCCCCCCACCCAGGCTCTGCAAACATCAATGACCGGAGTTTACTGGGGAAGCGGGACAGTGAGCTGGCTGTGCTGATGGAGGACACAGAGATGGAGGCGTCCCTCATGAATGGTGTGGAATATCAGGCGGGCAGGTTTGCCTTGAGTTTGCGGAAACACTGCTTCAGGTAGGGCCGGGGTGGGGTGCTACAGCGTGGTGGGAGAGGTGGAAAGGGGGAGGGTCTGCCTTTTGAGCAAGTGTGAGGATTGCTTAGAGGTAGTACTGGATTTCCCAAGAGGCAGACTCATCCAGTTTAAGGTACCGGCAAAGCAGGGATaccaaaaaaatgagaaacaaatacTTCAAAAGTAATTTGGTATATcttttaaagcattaaaatagTCGCCAAAGTAGAGACAAATTAAAGCTCTGTTGGACTCGTTTACACTTATTTTACTGTTTAACATTGCTTCTCTTTTGAAATACCTAGGTAGGCACATTATAATTTTCTGCTATTCAGGCTTTCAAAGGATCTTAATCTGGCCCTGCTGGGACCCCTTTCTCCCGCAGCGTGATTCTTGGGGCAGATGCCCGGCCGGACCTGGATCTCCGAGACCCTGTCTGTGATGACTTCTTCCAGTCGTGGCAAGACACAGCTGAGAGCAATGCCAATATCTATGAGCAGGTGGGcaaggggggtgggcaggggtgctGGCAGGGGGAAGTTCATGGATAATCCTGTCtagggtgggatagagaggagcCCCTGCACAGCCATCCTCATAAGAGGATAAGAGTCTGGGGACATCATGGGATTCAGTGGCTCAGGGTCAGTGTAGAGGGATATGGTGGGCATGGGGGTGTCTAGCCTAGTTGGGCTTGGACTCTTGGGCAGTCTCCCCAAGCCTTATTGGCTTCCATGCCCCTCGCCCACAGATCTTCCGCTGCCTGCCGTCCAACGCCACTCGCTCCCTGCGGGTACTCCGGGAGTATGTGGCCGTGGAGCCGCTGGCCACGGTCAGCCCTCCCTTGGCCCGGTCTGAACTCACCCAGGTCCAGGGCCACCTGGTCCACTTCCCCCTCAAGTTCCTGGAGGATGAGTCTTTGTTGCCCCCCCTGGGTAGCAAGGAGGGCGTGATACCCCTAGAAGTGTGGACATAGCTGTGGCTCCAGCCCGGGAGAGGTCACCAGCCGCTGGGCTCTAACTCATCTGGCTCCCTGCCCCCTCACCCCGAGGACCGAGGGCAGTGCCTCTGAGACCTGGGGGAGGCAGGCATCCCCGGAGGGGACTAGAGAAGTCACAGAGGACCCTTTCTTGAGAAGTAGCCAAAGAGGACACTCTCAAGCCCGGGctggggagacagaagagggtCCAGAGAAGTTCATCCTCCTCGCTGCCCAGTTCAAACCACTGCTACAAAG
Above is a genomic segment from Mesoplodon densirostris isolate mMesDen1 chromosome 18, mMesDen1 primary haplotype, whole genome shotgun sequence containing:
- the PLD2 gene encoding phospholipase D2 isoform X2, whose amino-acid sequence is MAAISESLFPSGGDLDSSQLQMEPDEVDTLKEGEDPADRMHPFLAIYDLQPLKIHPLVFAPGVPVIAQVVGTERYTSGSKVGTCTLYSVRLTHGDFTWTTKKKFRHFQELHRDLLRHKVLMSLLPLARFAVAYSPDQEANNREMPSLPRAGPEGSARHASSKQKYLENYLNRLLTMSFYRNYHAMTEFLEVSQLSFIPDLGSKGLWLVVKDSFLLYMCLETGTITFVQLFDPGFEVQVGKRSTEARYGVRIDTSHRSLILKCSSYRQARWWAQEITELAQGPGRDFVQLHRHESYAPPRPGTLARWFVNGAGYFAAAADAILRAQEEIFITDWWLSPEIYLKRPAHSDDWRLDIMLKKKAEEGVRVSILLFKEVELALNINSGYSKKVLMLLHPNIKVMRHPDQVTLWAHHEKLLVVDQVVAFLGGLDLAYGRWDDLHYRLTDLGDSSESAARQPPTSCSDPPAAPDLSHNQLFWLGKDYSNLNTKDWVQLDRPFEDFIDRETTPRMPWRDVGVVVHGSPARDLARHFIQRWNFTKTTKAKYKIPMYPYLLPKSTSTANQLPFMLPGVQCATVQVLRSVDRWSAGTLENSILNAYLHTIRESQHFLYIENQFFISCSDGRTVLNKVGDEIVDRILKAHKQGQCFRVYMLLPLLPGFEGDISTGGGNSIQAILHFTYRTLCRGEYSILHRLKAVMGTAWRDYISICGLRTHGELGRHLVSELIYIHSKMLIADDRTVIIGSANINDRSLLGKRDSELAVLMEDTEMEASLMNGVEYQAGRFALSLRKHCFSVILGADARPDLDLRDPVCDDFFQSWQDTAESNANIYEQIFRCLPSNATRSLRVLREYVAVEPLATVSPPLARSELTQVQGHLVHFPLKFLEDESLLPPLGSKEGVIPLEVWT
- the PLD2 gene encoding phospholipase D2 isoform X1, producing MAAISESLFPSGGDLDSSQLQMEPDEVDTLKEGEDPADRMHPFLAIYDLQPLKIHPLVFAPGVPVIAQVVGTERYTSGSKVGTCTLYSVRLTHGDFTWTTKKKFRHFQELHRDLLRHKVLMSLLPLARFAVAYSPDQEANNREMPSLPRAGPEGSARHASSKQKYLENYLNRLLTMSFYRNYHAMTEFLEVSQLSFIPDLGSKGLEGVIRKRSSGHRVPGLTCCGRDQVCYRWSKRWLVVKDSFLLYMCLETGTITFVQLFDPGFEVQVGKRSTEARYGVRIDTSHRSLILKCSSYRQARWWAQEITELAQGPGRDFVQLHRHESYAPPRPGTLARWFVNGAGYFAAAADAILRAQEEIFITDWWLSPEIYLKRPAHSDDWRLDIMLKKKAEEGVRVSILLFKEVELALNINSGYSKKVLMLLHPNIKVMRHPDQVTLWAHHEKLLVVDQVVAFLGGLDLAYGRWDDLHYRLTDLGDSSESAARQPPTSCSDPPAAPDLSHNQLFWLGKDYSNLNTKDWVQLDRPFEDFIDRETTPRMPWRDVGVVVHGSPARDLARHFIQRWNFTKTTKAKYKIPMYPYLLPKSTSTANQLPFMLPGVQCATVQVLRSVDRWSAGTLENSILNAYLHTIRESQHFLYIENQFFISCSDGRTVLNKVGDEIVDRILKAHKQGQCFRVYMLLPLLPGFEGDISTGGGNSIQAILHFTYRTLCRGEYSILHRLKAVMGTAWRDYISICGLRTHGELGRHLVSELIYIHSKMLIADDRTVIIGSANINDRSLLGKRDSELAVLMEDTEMEASLMNGVEYQAGRFALSLRKHCFSVILGADARPDLDLRDPVCDDFFQSWQDTAESNANIYEQIFRCLPSNATRSLRVLREYVAVEPLATVSPPLARSELTQVQGHLVHFPLKFLEDESLLPPLGSKEGVIPLEVWT